The window GCTCACCGAAGCCGTCGGCCGCCTCCACTCGATGGATGATTATCTCGACTATGCAGACAGGGAGTCGCGGGAGCATCACCCCCGTCGTGCCGTCTTCGCCTACAAGCAGGCGCTCGGCATCTACTGGAACGATGATTACGCACCGTTCATCGCCATCAACCTTGGTAATACCTACAAGGAAATGGGCGATTATGAAGCTGCAAGCGAAACCTACGAGGCGGCGCTCACGCTTCCAGCAACGCAAAAAAGTGTTGCCAT of the Selenomonas sputigena genome contains:
- a CDS encoding tetratricopeptide repeat protein codes for the protein MDDYLDYADRESREHHPRRAVFAYKQALGIYWNDDYAPFIAINLGNTYKEMGDYEAASETYEAALTLPATQKSVAMQQEFHRSVGYLRTVQHILASHGIAHTPFAQIPPEISAEIESAAQEA